One genomic region from Microcella humidisoli encodes:
- a CDS encoding ATP-dependent zinc protease family protein — MTEPAHSTTIAGWREWVGLPSAGVPWIKAKLDTGARSSSVHAYAIETIAPDAEGIERVRFTLRPWQRSDADSVVVECPVHDRRTVRSSSGHTEERIVVLMDITLLGRTVTAEMTLSNRDSMGFRMLIGREALRQGFVVDPRRSFLGGRAPKPVRRQNRGVAD, encoded by the coding sequence GTGACTGAGCCCGCCCATTCAACCACCATCGCCGGGTGGCGAGAGTGGGTCGGTCTGCCCTCCGCGGGCGTGCCGTGGATCAAGGCGAAGCTCGATACCGGCGCCCGCTCGTCGAGCGTGCACGCGTACGCCATCGAGACGATCGCACCGGATGCCGAGGGCATCGAGCGCGTGCGCTTCACGCTGCGTCCGTGGCAGCGATCCGACGCCGACTCGGTCGTGGTCGAGTGCCCCGTGCACGATCGCCGCACGGTGCGCAGCTCGTCGGGTCACACGGAGGAGCGCATCGTCGTGCTCATGGACATCACGCTCCTGGGCCGCACGGTCACTGCCGAGATGACCCTCAGCAACCGCGACAGCATGGGCTTCCGCATGCTCATCGGCCGCGAAGCGCTGCGCCAGGGATTCGTCGTCGACCCGCGCCGCTCGTTCCTCGGCGGCCGCGCGCCGAAGCCCGTGCGCCGCCAGAACCGCGGCGTCGCCGACTGA
- a CDS encoding RimK family alpha-L-glutamate ligase, producing the protein MKLAILSRAPHSYSTGRLRAAAEQRGHRVKVLNTLRFAVDLTGPEPDLNYRGKPLSTYDAVLPRIGNSITYFGTAVVRQFEQMDVFTPNTANGISNARDKLRATQILSRHGIGMPATAFVRNRADVRPAIERVGGAPVVIKLLEGTQGIGVILAPQAKVAEAIIETLHSTNQNVLIQQFISESRGRDIRALVVGDRVVAAMRRTAEGDEFRSNVHRGGTVEAVTLSPEYERAAVRSAQIMGLRVAGVDMLEGNEGPLVMEVNSSPGLEGIERATKLDVAGAIIDYISHEVAFPDIDVRQRLSVSTGYGVAELVVHAGAEIVGGTLGDSGILDRDITVLTLNRGTTVIPNPRRSQVLQAEDRLLCFGRMEEMRSMTPSRRRRRAAVRKLPRSATASD; encoded by the coding sequence ATGAAACTCGCCATCCTCTCGCGTGCCCCGCACTCGTACTCCACGGGGCGCCTGCGCGCGGCCGCGGAGCAGCGCGGCCATCGGGTGAAGGTGCTCAACACGCTGCGCTTCGCGGTCGACCTCACGGGGCCCGAGCCCGACCTCAACTACCGCGGCAAGCCGCTGTCGACCTATGACGCCGTGCTGCCGCGCATCGGCAACTCGATCACCTACTTCGGCACGGCCGTCGTGCGCCAGTTCGAGCAGATGGACGTCTTCACGCCCAACACCGCGAACGGCATCAGCAACGCCCGCGACAAGCTGCGGGCCACCCAGATTCTGAGCCGCCATGGCATCGGGATGCCCGCGACGGCCTTCGTGCGCAACCGCGCCGACGTGCGCCCCGCGATCGAGCGCGTGGGCGGCGCCCCCGTCGTGATCAAGCTGCTCGAGGGCACGCAGGGCATCGGCGTCATCCTCGCCCCGCAGGCCAAGGTCGCCGAGGCGATCATCGAGACGCTGCACTCGACGAACCAGAACGTGCTTATCCAGCAGTTCATCTCCGAGAGCCGCGGCCGCGATATCCGTGCTCTCGTCGTGGGCGACCGCGTCGTCGCCGCGATGCGGCGCACGGCCGAGGGGGACGAGTTCCGCTCGAACGTGCACCGCGGCGGCACCGTCGAGGCGGTCACGCTGAGCCCGGAGTACGAGCGCGCCGCCGTTCGCTCGGCGCAAATCATGGGCCTGCGCGTGGCCGGCGTCGACATGCTCGAGGGCAACGAGGGGCCGCTCGTCATGGAGGTCAACTCCTCCCCCGGCCTCGAAGGCATCGAGCGCGCGACGAAGCTCGACGTCGCCGGCGCGATCATCGACTACATCTCGCACGAGGTCGCCTTCCCCGACATCGACGTGCGGCAGCGGCTCTCGGTGTCGACGGGCTACGGGGTGGCCGAGCTCGTCGTGCACGCCGGAGCCGAGATCGTCGGGGGCACGCTCGGCGACTCGGGCATCCTCGACCGCGACATCACGGTGCTCACCCTCAATCGCGGCACAACGGTGATCCCGAACCCGCGGCGATCGCAGGTGCTGCAGGCGGAGGACCGGCTGCTGTGCTTCGGCCGCATGGAGGAGATGCGCTCGATGACACCGAGCCGCCGTCGCCGCCGCGCCGCTGTGCGCAAGCTGCCGAGGAGTGCGACCGCGAGCGACTGA
- a CDS encoding helix-turn-helix domain-containing protein, protein MSDLVTLGQRIRHYRTAAGLTLDQLGDRVGVAGSQLSLMENGRREPRVTLLTAIATELGATLGDLLDTTPPTPRAALEIELERAQRSPHYAGLGLPVVRAGRSMPDDVLESIVGLHRALVERERQAIATPEEARRANTAQRLQMRTVDNYLPDIEELAQQVVAESGHSSGALTHREVGLMAQKLGFELVYVNDLPHSARSVTDLDHGRIYLPPASIPGGHGLRSMALQAIAHRLLEHEVPTSYAEFLRQRLEINYFAAACLMPREQSVAFLAQAKSDRNIAVEDFRDAFGVTHEAAALRFTNLATSHLDLTVHFMRVGGDGAVYKAYENDGLRLPVDVTGSTEGQLVCRKWSARAAFARTNRTTEYYQYTDTPEGTFWESTQIGSGTSDEFSITVGVPFADSKWFRGRDTVNRHRSTCPDPGCCKRPDGELATRWQGKVWTSAKLHAHILSPLPSGTFPGVDDQELYRFLESHAADAAVD, encoded by the coding sequence ATGAGCGACCTCGTGACTCTCGGCCAGCGCATCCGGCACTACCGAACGGCGGCGGGCCTGACCCTTGATCAGCTCGGCGACCGCGTCGGTGTGGCTGGCAGCCAGCTCTCGCTCATGGAGAACGGGCGCCGCGAGCCGCGCGTCACCCTGTTGACCGCGATCGCCACCGAGCTCGGTGCGACGCTCGGCGACCTGCTCGACACGACCCCGCCGACGCCGCGCGCGGCGCTCGAGATCGAGCTCGAGCGCGCGCAGCGCAGTCCGCACTACGCGGGCCTGGGCCTTCCCGTCGTGCGCGCGGGCCGATCGATGCCCGACGACGTGCTCGAGTCGATCGTGGGCCTGCACCGCGCCCTCGTCGAGCGCGAGCGACAGGCGATCGCGACGCCGGAGGAGGCGCGGCGCGCGAACACCGCGCAGCGCCTGCAGATGCGCACGGTCGACAACTACCTGCCCGACATCGAAGAACTCGCGCAGCAGGTCGTCGCCGAGTCCGGCCACTCGAGTGGAGCGCTCACGCACCGCGAGGTGGGCCTCATGGCGCAGAAGTTGGGCTTCGAGCTCGTCTACGTGAACGACCTGCCGCACTCGGCGCGCTCGGTCACCGACCTCGACCATGGGCGCATCTACCTGCCGCCCGCATCGATCCCCGGCGGGCACGGCCTACGCTCGATGGCACTGCAGGCCATCGCGCACCGACTGCTCGAGCACGAGGTGCCGACGAGCTACGCCGAGTTCCTTCGCCAGCGGCTCGAGATCAACTACTTCGCCGCGGCGTGCCTCATGCCCCGCGAGCAGTCGGTCGCCTTCCTCGCCCAGGCGAAGTCCGACCGCAACATCGCGGTGGAGGACTTCCGCGACGCCTTCGGCGTGACGCACGAGGCCGCGGCGCTGCGGTTCACCAACCTCGCCACGAGCCACCTCGATCTCACGGTGCACTTCATGCGCGTGGGCGGCGACGGCGCCGTCTACAAGGCCTACGAGAACGACGGGCTGCGCCTCCCGGTCGACGTCACCGGCTCGACCGAGGGCCAGCTCGTGTGCCGCAAGTGGAGCGCGCGCGCCGCCTTCGCGCGCACCAATCGCACGACCGAGTACTACCAGTACACCGACACCCCCGAAGGCACGTTCTGGGAGTCGACGCAGATCGGGTCAGGAACGTCCGACGAGTTCTCGATAACCGTCGGCGTTCCGTTCGCCGACTCCAAGTGGTTCCGCGGGCGCGACACCGTCAACCGGCATCGCTCGACGTGCCCCGACCCGGGGTGCTGCAAGCGGCCCGACGGCGAGCTCGCGACGCGTTGGCAGGGCAAGGTGTGGACGAGCGCGAAGCTGCACGCGCACATCCTGTCGCCGCTGCCGAGCGGCACCTTCCCCGGCGTTGACGATCAGGAGCTCTACCGGTTCCTCGAGAGCCACGCGGCCGACGCCGCGGTCGACTGA
- a CDS encoding phosphoenolpyruvate carboxykinase (GTP) gives MTLLDRTSIPNAPVAERRQRPAEVDVWVSQIAQLLEPAEIRWVDGSTRERHELLQLLVSTGTIEQLNPDLRPYSFLARSAESDVARLESRTFICTEHEADAGPTNNWREPAAMRAELEGVMRGAMRGRTMYVVPFAMGPIGSPMARFGVQVTDSPYVVVSIGTMTRMGDAALDAIARGASWVPAVHSVGAPLAPGQQDVPWPCNDTKYIVQFPETREIWSYGSAYGGNAILAKKAYALRIASVMARDEGWLAEHMLLIKVTPPSGKSYHLAAAFPSACGKTNMAMMTPSLPGWKVETIGDDIAWLWIGADGRLRAINPEAGFFGVAPGTGMRTNPTAVDALWGNTIFTNVARTDDGDVWWEGLTDEKPARLTDWRGEQWTPDSGRPAAHPNSRFTVSARQCPSIAEDWDDPEGVVIDAIIFGGRRASNVPLVVEARDWDHGVFMGATIASEQTAAAEGTVGELRRDPFAMLPFAGYNMADYFAHWLDFGRRLRRSARVPRVFQVNWFRKGADGSFLWPGFGENARVLEWMVGRLDGQIGAVDSPIGSLPSDGALNVEGLELDEAALTELFRVDPAAFEAEADDIEAFFATFGDRLPVELSRQLTLLRDRLAAAQQ, from the coding sequence ATGACCCTGCTCGACCGCACCAGCATCCCGAACGCCCCCGTCGCTGAGCGCCGGCAGCGTCCCGCCGAGGTCGACGTGTGGGTCTCGCAGATCGCCCAGCTACTCGAACCCGCGGAGATCCGCTGGGTCGACGGCTCGACCCGCGAGCGCCACGAGCTGCTGCAGCTGCTCGTCTCGACCGGCACGATCGAGCAGCTCAACCCCGACCTGCGCCCCTACTCCTTCCTCGCACGCTCGGCCGAGAGCGACGTGGCCCGCCTCGAGAGCCGCACCTTCATCTGCACCGAGCACGAGGCCGACGCCGGGCCCACCAACAACTGGCGCGAGCCCGCTGCCATGCGCGCCGAGCTTGAGGGCGTCATGCGCGGGGCCATGCGCGGTCGCACGATGTACGTCGTGCCCTTCGCGATGGGCCCCATCGGATCGCCGATGGCGCGCTTCGGCGTGCAGGTGACCGATTCGCCGTACGTCGTGGTGAGCATCGGAACGATGACGCGCATGGGTGACGCGGCACTCGACGCGATCGCGCGCGGCGCATCCTGGGTGCCCGCCGTGCACAGCGTGGGCGCACCGCTCGCCCCGGGCCAGCAGGATGTCCCGTGGCCGTGCAACGACACGAAGTACATTGTGCAGTTTCCGGAGACCCGCGAGATCTGGTCGTACGGCTCGGCCTACGGCGGCAACGCCATCCTCGCCAAGAAGGCCTACGCCCTGCGCATCGCCTCCGTCATGGCCCGCGACGAGGGCTGGCTCGCCGAGCACATGCTGCTCATCAAGGTGACGCCGCCCTCGGGCAAGTCGTACCACCTCGCCGCGGCCTTCCCGAGCGCGTGCGGCAAGACCAACATGGCCATGATGACCCCGAGCCTGCCCGGCTGGAAGGTCGAGACCATCGGTGACGACATCGCCTGGCTCTGGATCGGGGCCGACGGCCGCCTGCGCGCCATCAACCCCGAGGCCGGCTTCTTCGGCGTGGCCCCCGGCACCGGGATGCGCACGAACCCCACCGCGGTCGACGCGCTCTGGGGCAACACGATCTTCACGAACGTCGCCCGCACGGACGACGGCGATGTGTGGTGGGAGGGGCTCACCGACGAGAAGCCGGCCCGCCTCACCGACTGGCGCGGCGAGCAGTGGACGCCCGACAGCGGGCGCCCCGCGGCCCACCCCAACTCACGGTTTACCGTGTCGGCCCGGCAATGCCCCTCGATCGCCGAGGACTGGGACGACCCGGAAGGCGTCGTCATCGACGCCATCATCTTCGGCGGCCGCCGAGCCAGCAACGTGCCCTTGGTGGTAGAGGCGCGCGACTGGGATCACGGTGTCTTCATGGGCGCCACGATCGCTTCCGAGCAGACGGCGGCCGCCGAAGGCACTGTTGGCGAGCTGCGCCGCGACCCGTTCGCGATGCTGCCGTTCGCCGGCTACAACATGGCCGACTACTTCGCGCACTGGCTCGACTTCGGTCGCCGCCTGCGCCGGTCGGCCCGGGTGCCGCGCGTGTTCCAGGTCAACTGGTTCCGCAAGGGCGCCGACGGCTCGTTCCTCTGGCCCGGTTTCGGCGAGAACGCTCGCGTTCTCGAGTGGATGGTCGGACGACTCGACGGCCAGATCGGCGCCGTCGACTCCCCCATCGGCTCGCTGCCCAGCGACGGCGCGCTCAACGTCGAGGGGCTCGAGCTCGACGAGGCGGCGCTGACCGAGCTCTTCCGGGTCGACCCGGCCGCGTTCGAGGCCGAGGCCGATGACATCGAGGCCTTCTTCGCGACGTTCGGCGACCGACTTCCGGTCGAGCTCAGCCGCCAGCTCACCCTGCTGCGCGACCGACTCGCGGCCGCGCAGCAGTAG
- a CDS encoding sigma-70 family RNA polymerase sigma factor, producing the protein MGQTARADWESVLATLVAERGDALTRYAYVLCGNADDAADLVQSGLVATFGRLRNGFAIERAEAYVRRAIASAYIDRGRRASRWRATAHLQVVPEQVEGPDAAIDRRLDLKAELDGLSPRERACVVLRYYGDQKVDDIATDLGISSGAVKRYLSDGLAKLASALTEPGREHHGQLR; encoded by the coding sequence GTGGGGCAGACGGCCCGCGCCGACTGGGAGTCGGTGCTCGCGACGCTCGTCGCCGAGCGCGGCGACGCCCTGACGCGGTACGCCTATGTGCTGTGCGGCAACGCGGATGACGCCGCCGATCTCGTGCAGTCGGGGCTCGTGGCGACCTTCGGGCGGCTGCGTAACGGCTTCGCGATCGAGCGGGCCGAGGCCTACGTGCGCCGCGCGATCGCCTCGGCCTACATCGACCGCGGACGCCGGGCGTCGCGCTGGCGGGCGACGGCGCACCTGCAGGTGGTGCCCGAGCAGGTCGAGGGCCCGGATGCGGCCATTGATCGCCGGCTCGACCTGAAGGCCGAACTCGACGGACTCAGTCCGCGGGAGCGCGCCTGCGTCGTGCTGCGGTACTACGGCGATCAGAAGGTCGACGACATCGCGACCGATCTCGGCATCAGTTCGGGTGCCGTCAAGCGATACCTGAGCGACGGCCTCGCCAAGCTCGCCTCGGCTCTCACCGAACCCGGAAGGGAGCATCATGGCCAGCTTCGATGA
- a CDS encoding TPM domain-containing protein: MRHRRILALTALSAGLLAASAAPAAAAPPVDLAGAYVLDETGVLDGRIPSVEQAIDRLFDAGGAALYVVIVDRFEGSLDSLAWADETAAISGLGDRDALLAIAVDDREYATSVGSAFPASDAELTAAETDALIPELREDRWAEGIIAYADSLTAALTSGAEPGGTPVDGASGGIPIVPIALGVGGAGAIAWFLIARARRKKGPVTAEVEQQSVAELDQSASRRLVQLDDALTTSEQELGFAEAQFGAAPTEGFRTALTQAKSLVADAFRARRELDDENPETDEQKRAALIGIIAACDEADALLEAQEEAFEALRDVEQDLPAALAAVTAARNEAPGALDTAEATVERLRADFGATAIASVVDAPAQARRLLELADAELAEAAANQQGGRTSEAAIDVRSAQLAIAQLTSATAAVERLATELAAARAALAAQQDDLRAGIAAAGALPTSAALASALAAAESTLASADAADPIAALERVVTVDRELDTQLAGAREESERRAKAEAALERTLASARSRILSAAEYVTAHRGAVGADARARLAEAQAQEQIASDTKATDPVGALSAAQRALDLAGQALQSAENDVRATMSPSGPVGGLIGGGRSGGGGGGISEALIGGLIGGLLSGGGGGGFSGGGSSRPRFGSSGGRRPSGGGSSRRSSSGRSSGRRGGGGRF, translated from the coding sequence GTGCGCCACCGCCGCATCCTCGCTCTCACGGCACTCTCGGCCGGGCTGCTCGCGGCGTCGGCGGCACCCGCGGCCGCCGCGCCGCCCGTCGACCTGGCGGGCGCCTACGTGCTCGACGAGACGGGCGTGCTCGACGGCCGGATCCCGAGCGTCGAGCAGGCCATCGACCGGCTGTTCGACGCGGGCGGTGCGGCGCTCTATGTCGTGATCGTCGACCGCTTCGAGGGCTCCCTCGATAGCCTCGCCTGGGCCGATGAGACAGCGGCGATTTCGGGACTCGGCGATCGGGATGCCCTGCTCGCGATCGCCGTGGACGACCGTGAGTACGCGACGAGCGTCGGCAGCGCGTTCCCCGCGAGCGACGCCGAGCTCACTGCGGCCGAGACCGACGCCCTCATCCCCGAGCTGCGCGAGGACCGCTGGGCCGAGGGCATCATCGCCTACGCCGACAGCCTCACCGCGGCGCTGACCTCCGGTGCGGAGCCCGGGGGGACCCCCGTCGACGGCGCGAGCGGCGGCATCCCGATCGTGCCGATCGCGCTCGGCGTCGGCGGCGCCGGCGCGATCGCCTGGTTCCTCATCGCCCGCGCGCGACGCAAGAAAGGCCCGGTGACCGCGGAGGTCGAGCAGCAGTCGGTCGCCGAGCTCGACCAGTCGGCGTCGCGTCGGCTCGTGCAGCTCGATGACGCGCTCACGACGAGCGAGCAGGAGCTCGGCTTCGCCGAGGCCCAGTTCGGTGCCGCCCCCACCGAGGGCTTCCGCACCGCGCTCACGCAAGCGAAGTCGCTCGTCGCCGACGCGTTCCGGGCGCGGCGCGAGCTCGACGACGAGAACCCCGAGACCGACGAGCAGAAGCGCGCGGCGCTCATCGGCATCATCGCGGCGTGCGACGAGGCGGATGCGCTGCTTGAGGCCCAGGAGGAGGCTTTCGAGGCCCTGCGCGACGTCGAGCAGGATCTGCCGGCGGCCCTCGCCGCCGTGACGGCCGCGCGGAACGAGGCCCCCGGCGCGCTCGACACCGCCGAAGCCACCGTGGAGCGCCTGCGCGCCGACTTCGGGGCGACGGCGATCGCGAGCGTCGTGGATGCTCCCGCCCAGGCCCGCCGCCTGCTTGAGCTCGCCGACGCCGAGCTCGCCGAAGCCGCCGCGAACCAGCAGGGCGGCCGCACGAGCGAGGCGGCCATCGACGTGCGGTCGGCGCAGCTCGCGATCGCCCAGCTGACGAGCGCGACGGCCGCCGTCGAGCGGCTCGCGACCGAGCTCGCTGCGGCCCGCGCCGCGCTCGCCGCGCAGCAGGACGACCTGCGTGCCGGTATCGCCGCGGCCGGCGCGCTGCCGACGAGCGCGGCGCTCGCGAGCGCGCTCGCGGCCGCCGAGTCGACCCTCGCCTCCGCCGACGCGGCCGATCCGATCGCCGCCCTCGAGCGCGTTGTGACCGTCGACCGTGAGCTCGACACGCAGCTCGCGGGGGCGCGCGAGGAGAGCGAGCGGCGCGCGAAGGCCGAGGCCGCGCTCGAGCGCACGCTCGCCTCAGCGCGCAGCCGCATCCTCAGCGCTGCCGAGTACGTGACGGCGCACCGGGGCGCGGTCGGCGCGGATGCCCGTGCGCGCCTCGCCGAGGCGCAAGCCCAGGAGCAGATCGCGTCCGATACGAAGGCCACCGATCCGGTCGGGGCGCTGAGCGCTGCGCAGCGCGCCCTCGACCTCGCCGGGCAGGCGCTGCAGTCGGCCGAGAACGACGTGCGGGCGACGATGTCCCCGAGCGGCCCCGTGGGCGGGCTCATCGGCGGCGGCCGAAGCGGCGGGGGCGGTGGCGGCATCAGCGAGGCCCTCATCGGCGGGCTCATCGGCGGGCTGCTGAGCGGCGGGGGCGGCGGAGGTTTCAGCGGTGGCGGCAGCAGCCGGCCGCGCTTCGGCTCGAGCGGCGGTCGTCGACCGTCGGGCGGCGGGTCCTCCCGACGCTCCTCCTCCGGCCGGTCCTCCGGCCGCCGCGGCGGAGGCGGCCGCTTCTAG
- a CDS encoding PspA/IM30 family protein, protein MSKQSIFGRIAQLAKANIHALLDAAEDPEKMLDQMVRDYTASIQEAEAAIAQTIGNLRLLEQDHAEDVASAQDWGRKAVAASAKADELRAAGNTADADKFDNLAKVALGKQLSAETEAKAVEPTITSQNEIVNQLKSGLEAMKGKLDQLRSQRDQLIARAKIADAQNQVIDAVQSIDIMDPTSELGRFEEKIRREEAKVMGRQELAASTLDAQFESLEDVGVELEVEARLAALKSGGPQQAIGQ, encoded by the coding sequence ATGTCAAAGCAGTCCATCTTCGGCCGCATCGCGCAGCTCGCGAAGGCCAACATCCACGCCCTGCTCGACGCGGCGGAGGACCCGGAGAAGATGCTCGACCAGATGGTGCGCGACTACACCGCGAGCATCCAGGAGGCGGAGGCGGCGATTGCGCAGACGATCGGCAACCTGCGCCTGCTCGAGCAGGATCACGCCGAAGACGTCGCCTCGGCCCAGGACTGGGGCCGCAAGGCCGTGGCCGCGAGCGCGAAGGCCGACGAGCTGCGTGCCGCGGGCAACACCGCCGACGCCGACAAGTTCGACAACCTCGCCAAGGTCGCTCTCGGCAAGCAGCTCTCAGCCGAGACCGAGGCGAAGGCGGTCGAGCCGACGATCACGAGCCAGAACGAGATCGTGAACCAGCTCAAGAGCGGCCTCGAGGCCATGAAGGGCAAGCTCGACCAGCTGCGTTCGCAGCGCGACCAGCTCATCGCCCGGGCCAAGATCGCCGACGCGCAGAACCAGGTGATCGACGCGGTTCAGAGCATCGACATCATGGACCCGACGAGCGAGCTCGGCCGCTTCGAGGAGAAGATCCGCCGCGAGGAGGCCAAGGTCATGGGTCGGCAGGAGCTCGCCGCCTCGACGCTCGACGCGCAGTTCGAGTCGCTCGAAGACGTCGGGGTCGAGCTCGAGGTCGAGGCCCGCCTCGCCGCGCTCAAGTCGGGCGGCCCGCAGCAGGCGATCGGCCAGTAG
- a CDS encoding DUF418 domain-containing protein, which yields MMAAHTWPRDAEQGELLVDGRPSVLFAVVAGVALGLVTGGDAPPPDRRGAARGRLAIRAAALVVMGLLLWMLPSGIAIILDSYGVMFLLLVPVLFAARGLLAALALGFLVVAPLVRDRVVELTGLGPTGPLALGDDPGAVLVDWLLTGYYPALLWLPLLLVGLLCARAGLASTRVRVLMLGLGTAACVAGYGAAAVLPGIDAEAHSGTTAELLGAGGLAIAIIGAALLALDGREPRRVALLVAAPLTALGRVALTVYVGHVLVIAALAPLGPAGLFEAAVGIPLLVVMALGGGALGLVLHALGRRGPLEWLLSTVAGLPFRGRDRADDGQGARLGA from the coding sequence ATGATGGCGGCCCACACCTGGCCGCGTGATGCCGAGCAGGGCGAGCTGCTCGTCGACGGCCGACCCTCGGTGCTCTTCGCGGTCGTCGCGGGCGTCGCACTCGGTCTCGTCACCGGGGGCGACGCGCCGCCACCCGATCGTCGTGGCGCCGCCCGAGGTCGCCTCGCGATCCGCGCCGCGGCGCTCGTCGTCATGGGCCTGTTGCTCTGGATGCTCCCGAGCGGCATCGCGATCATCCTCGACTCCTACGGCGTGATGTTCCTGCTGCTCGTGCCGGTGCTGTTTGCCGCGCGCGGGCTGCTCGCGGCCCTCGCCCTCGGATTCCTCGTCGTGGCGCCGCTCGTGCGCGATCGGGTGGTCGAGTTGACGGGCCTCGGGCCGACGGGACCGCTCGCGCTCGGCGACGACCCCGGTGCGGTGCTCGTCGACTGGTTGCTGACGGGCTACTACCCGGCCCTGCTCTGGCTGCCGCTGCTGCTCGTGGGCCTGCTGTGCGCGCGCGCCGGGCTCGCATCGACGCGCGTGCGCGTGCTGATGCTCGGGCTCGGCACGGCGGCGTGCGTCGCGGGCTACGGCGCGGCCGCCGTGCTGCCGGGCATTGACGCCGAGGCGCACAGCGGCACGACCGCCGAGCTGCTGGGCGCGGGCGGTCTCGCGATCGCGATCATCGGCGCGGCACTGCTCGCGCTCGACGGCCGCGAACCCCGGCGCGTCGCCCTGCTCGTCGCCGCGCCCCTCACGGCTCTCGGCCGCGTGGCGCTCACCGTGTACGTCGGCCACGTGCTCGTGATCGCCGCGCTCGCGCCGCTCGGCCCGGCGGGCCTGTTCGAGGCCGCGGTGGGCATCCCGCTGCTCGTCGTGATGGCGCTCGGCGGCGGCGCGCTGGGGCTCGTCCTGCACGCACTCGGTCGTCGCGGCCCGCTGGAATGGCTGCTCTCGACCGTGGCGGGGCTGCCGTTCCGCGGCCGCGACCGCGCCGATGATGGGCAGGGTGCCAGACTGGGCGCATGA
- a CDS encoding arginase family protein: MTSTFLVVPQWQGSGSSRAMRLVDGAHAIRADLPSAATRLIEVPLEAGDSEGTGILRYSSIRLVRERLERELAELDDMPIIIGGDCGVEYAGIEHAARAGRVILLWADAHADLNTAETSPSKAFHGMVLRSLVDAGVVDAADVLLLGVRDLDEAEAQFIESSGMPHIDPTEVGARVAERVATARADGVEPVLYAHVDLDVLDPAVFGGVGFPAPFGVSLEQLTTALGAARAELPLVGAGLTEFAPAPEREAVPGDSAGATDVDGDEGSADALTVILRILAALSR; this comes from the coding sequence ATGACCAGCACCTTCCTCGTCGTGCCGCAGTGGCAGGGCTCGGGCTCATCGCGGGCCATGCGGCTCGTCGACGGCGCGCACGCGATCCGGGCCGATCTGCCGAGCGCGGCGACACGCCTCATCGAGGTGCCGCTCGAGGCCGGCGACAGCGAGGGCACGGGCATCCTGCGGTACAGCTCGATCCGGCTCGTGCGTGAGCGCCTCGAGCGCGAGCTCGCCGAGCTCGACGACATGCCGATCATCATCGGCGGCGACTGCGGGGTCGAGTACGCCGGCATCGAGCACGCCGCGCGCGCGGGCCGCGTGATCCTGCTGTGGGCCGACGCGCACGCCGATCTCAACACGGCCGAAACCTCGCCGAGCAAGGCCTTCCACGGCATGGTGCTGCGCTCGCTCGTCGACGCGGGCGTCGTCGACGCTGCCGACGTCCTCCTGCTCGGGGTGCGCGACCTCGACGAGGCCGAGGCGCAGTTCATCGAATCCTCGGGCATGCCGCACATCGATCCGACCGAGGTCGGCGCGCGCGTCGCCGAGCGCGTGGCGACGGCCCGCGCCGACGGCGTCGAGCCCGTTCTCTACGCGCACGTCGACCTCGACGTGCTCGACCCGGCCGTGTTCGGCGGTGTCGGGTTCCCCGCACCTTTCGGCGTGAGCCTCGAGCAGCTGACGACGGCGCTGGGTGCCGCGCGCGCCGAGCTGCCCCTCGTGGGCGCGGGGCTCACCGAGTTCGCTCCCGCCCCCGAGCGCGAGGCCGTTCCGGGCGACAGCGCGGGCGCGACCGACGTGGACGGCGACGAGGGCTCGGCCGACGCGCTCACCGTGATCCTGCGCATCTTGGCCGCTCTCAGCCGCTGA